The window ACACGAGGAAATATGAATCTTACCAATTTAAGAGCTTATACAGCTACATAAATCAATTTGCTTTTGCGACAACCAGATTAAACTTGGAATGCGGTTCTATGCTGCATCCCTGTTATCTGTTATTGGCTTTTGGACTAAAAAGTATCCTTACGCCCTATCGTAATAGAATCATTCAATTCTACAGAATTTTTATTGCTTTTATTTCTTTTATGAAATGTAAGCAAGCTGGAAAATGCTTTTCAGAGAAAAGATAACCATCAAAAAAAAACATACAATACACGGATAAAAATTATTAAAAACATCATGATTAAAAAATTATTTCTACCAATCGTTTTAGTAAGCACATTTTCGTATGCACAAATTGGGATTAATACGCCCACTCCGGACGCTAGCGCAGCGCTTGATATTTACAGCCAAAATAAGGGGATGCTGATACCAAGGCTTACTACCACACAGAGAAATGCTATTTCCAATCCGGCTAACTCGCTCCTGATTTATGATACGGATAAAAAGTGTCTCAGTCAGAATGTGGGAACCCCTGCCAGCCCAGATTGGCTATGCATCAGCAGCAATGCTGTAAAAATGTTTTACATGCCTAGTGTTTCTTTTGACACTTCTACCACTGCAAATGGCAGAACCAAAGATTTATATACTTTGTATAAAAACCAGTTCGGATCACCAAAAGCGAAGAGCACCAGCGCTCCTGCATCTATTCCTTTTTTCCCGTCCAGCAAAGACATTTATTATTATGTAACAGATGCTGATCCTAATGTATTCAGTAATATTACGATTACGGATGACGGTTTAATGAAGTATGATGTAAAAGCCGCTGCTACAGACTGTTCTTTTATTAATATCGTTTTTGTTGTCAAATAATTGAGCTATGATAAAGAGTACCTCAATTGTACGATACAAAAGATTTTTGCTCGCATTTCCACTCTTTATTTTCGCCCAGAATTTGAAGGCGCAGAATGAACAGGGAACAGGATATCCATACTTTGTAAATTTCACCCAGGGATTACAGCCTCAGGAAGCTTATAAAGTAGCGACAAGCGGAGTTCAGAATGATGCAACGTTTACTACAGACGGGTTACGACTGACACGAAGTGTAAACAATATTTCAGGAGGAGTAATCCTGGCTGATAAAATATTCAAGAGTGATCAGGGAATCAAGTTTGAATTTGAATTTGCCATTTATGGAGGGAACACTAACGGAGGAGATGGTATTTCTATCTTTCTAGTAGACGGTTCTATTCCTAAAGACCAGCTTAATCTGGGATACTTTGGTGGTGGATTAGGGTACAGTTTTGTACGTGGAGGCGAATCTACAGAAGGGCTCAGAGGAGCTTATCTAGGGATTGGTTTGGATGAATTCGGGAATTTTAAGACAAGCTTTAACCAAACTGAAAGAAGAAGAAATGGTATTTTTGGGGTAAGTTTAGCGGATGGACGAAGCAATATTACTTTAAGGGGTAAACGTGGAAACCAGAGCCTTTCTTCTGCTGAACCTGCGGGATATAATGGCTACCCTTTACTGTACAGCATAGCAACCAATGCAGCTCCTTCCAGCAGCAACAGATCTGCCTATCTGAACCCTGCTACCGGGAAATACACTGGAGCTCAAAATACCGCTCTTCAGCAATTCAGCATTGAAAGCGGCGGAACAACCATTCCTCTTAATGAAAGTGATGCAAGATTCCGTAAAGCATATGTTACTTTAGTTCCCAACCCGGCAGGCGGTTACAATATCACACTGGAAATACAGCATGGTGCCGTGAAGGAAAAAGTGATTGATAATTATTATTATCCTACGTCTCTGAAATACACGGAGACTACAATATCCAACACTACAGTAAGAACACTGGATACTTCAGCGCCTGCTACTTTCAGAATTGGATTTGCCGCTTCTACAGGAGCTGCCAAAAACATCCATTTATTGAAAAACTTAGGGGTTTCAAGACCTTATGCTGCCGAAGTGACAGATGACCTGTTTGCAGGCTGCCCGGGAATCAAGTCAACGTATTATCCGTTGCTCAATGACGCGGCTTATTCTTCAGCAAGCGGCCAAAACCCGCCAACACTTTCCTATGACAACCTTGATTTTAATTCATTCCGCTTTCTGGACAGTAACGGAGCGGTAATTCCGAATATAACCGGTGGTGTTTATACCAACAGCCAGGGAACCTGGACTTATTTTCCCACTACCGGAGCGCTTTCTTTCAGACCTGCAGCCGGATTTACAGGTGTAGCTCAGGTACAGTATGATATTAAAGGTGGTGGAAGCAATGGTACTGAGGCTCCTTACAATAAGGAAGAATACAGATCACTGCCAGCACTGGTACAGGTTAATATTTCAAGCACGAATAACTGCAGCAAGGCCTGCGTTATCTCCAACAAGAATGTAACTCAGCACATCTCCAGATAATTTGATAATTTAATGAAAACCAGCTTTTAAGAGCTGGTTTTTTTATTGCTGACAGGGTTCTGAGTAAAATACTGGACTGCCTCTGCGATTGCTTTATCAATCGGCTGATATTGAATTCCCAGTTCTTCTGCTGATTTCCGATTAGAATAATAATTTTTGATTTGCAGAGCTTTCATATGGGAAGAGCTCAGCGCTGTTTTTATTTTTAATTTTCTCAAACCATCGCCAATCAATCCAACAAAGCTTAAAACTATATTTGGAATAGCAATCATCATAGGATTTTGATGAGTAATCCGGTTTATTTTCGTAAAAAATTCTTTATAGCTTAAGTTTTCATTGGCTAAAAGGTATTTTTCACCGCTTCTTCCATTTTCAAGCGCACTTACTATTCCACTGGCTGCGTCTGCCACGTGTACAAAGTTTTTCCCTCCTTTCGGATAGAAAACCAGCTTCTTCTTCCAGGCCCAAAAGATAATCTTTCCGGAACTCGGCTTGCTGTCAAAAGCACCAATCATAAAAGTTGGATTCACAATGATGACTTCTGTGTTGTTACAGTTCTCTAAAAGATAAGCTTCTGCTTCCCGCTTGCTTTGAGCATAGAATGAATGGGTGAAAGGATACCTTTGCGGTGCTTTTTCAGTTCCCAAAAATCCGGTTTTTCCAAATCCTAAAGTATTTGCCGTACTCACAAACACAAACTTTTTTACCCTCATGAGTGCTGCTTGGGTAAACAGATTCACAACAGTATCATAATTCACTTTTCTGTATTCATCATAGCTGATGAGATGCTGCCGTGTTTCTGCCGCTATATGAATCACACAGTCGACAGTGTTAAGATATACTGAGATATCGGAGGAAAGATCCGCCTCTACCAGCTTCAGATTCTTGTTTTCTTCACCCACCCAGCTGCTTTTCTTGCGCAGCAGAGCAATAACAGAATAATCATCTTCTAATAATTTAAGGATAACATGAGTTCCCAGAAGCCCTGTAGCTCCAGTCACGCAAATTTTTTTCATACTTCGATCTCTTTTTTGATAGCCTTGGTCATCAGTGGAAGCTTTATCCATATGGGTAAAATTTTCATCGTCATCCAGCTGATTGGATTCACCATAATTACGGAATCTTTTTTAAATAACTGGCGGATGCAGTATGAAGCTACTTTATCCGGATTTAAAAGCGTTAATCTCCCTATAAACCCCTGCTTCTCTATTCTTTCACATACATCTTTATTTGTTTTCATTGCTCCCGGATTCACCACACTTACACATACACTGGTCCCTTTCAGTTCTTCATGCAGTCCTCTTGAAAATGAATGAATAAAGCTTTTGGAGGCAGGATAGACAGTTTTAAACCCTATGGGAGAAAAGGCGGCCATACTTGAAACATTCAGGATATAAGCCCTGGGTTGCTTTAAAAGGTTAGGAAGCAACTGGTGGGTGATGAGTGAAGTGGCCGTTACATTAACCTGCAAAATGGTATTGATGTAATCAGAAGAAGCTTCTGTGAATTTTTTGGTGCCGCCAATCCCTGCATTATTGATCAGAATATGAATTTCAAAAGACTGATTAAGCCATTCTGTAAGCTTCATCACATTTTCATGCACCGAAAGATCGGTTTCATAATAATGAACTTTCACCTTATACAACTCTTTCAGGTAGTGGGAAAATTCTTTGAGATGCTGATCCGGAAGACTGATAAGAATAACATTAATATTTTTCTTTGCGAGATTTTCAGCGAATGATTTTCCGAGTCCCTGGCTTGCTCCTGTCACTACAGCATATGATTCTTTGGTATCCATACTTTTATTTTTATGGGACAAAGCTATCGTGAAATACAGGTTTAAATGTTCCGGATGATCTGACAGAACTGATTTTCAAATGAAAAACAAGAAATATTAAACAGCTAAAAACCAATTATTTAAATCTAAAAAAAGTAAAACTTTATAAATCTGAACTTATTTTTTGAACTCAGAAGGGGTTTGTCCGGTCACTTTTTTAAAGGTGGTATTAAAAGAGGTTTTAGAATTGAACCCGGACTCGTAAGCAATTCCCAGAATAGACAATTTACTGTTGGGTTCTTTCAGCAGTTTTTTGGCATAACCCACTCTGTATTCATTCACATACTGGAAAAAGTTTTTTCCAAAGCCTGTATTAATAACATAAGAAAGATGGTGGGTAGAAACGGAAAGCATTTCAGCCAGCCTGATCAGATTGAGTTCGCTGTCAAGGTAAGGTTTTTGTACCGCCATGATCCTTTCCAGTCCGGCTTTTATTTTAACTAATTCTTCATCAGAAATCAGCTTTCTCTTTATTTCTTCCGGATGAGAATCTTCATCAATAGAGATCAGTTCCTGTCTATGCTTTTCTTCCAAAGGATAAATTTCCTTCTGCTTCAGAGAATAATACCCTACCCAGTAAATAACAGATAAAAATATGGTATTGATAAAGAAATTAAGTGCTTTAGGATCATAGAACAGATTATAAATCACGTAAATGACGTTCACCATAAGAAGGATCAGAATGATATACTCCAGCCAGTTCAGATTAATTCCTTCGGTATTGGAGGAGAACTGCTGGATTCTCCGCTGGTGCTTTCTGATGGTAATATACGAAAGGCCGGTATAAAAAAGCGCCTGAATGAGAATCAGAATAACACTAAGATATTCAAATGGGGTTTCATATCCTGACTTTACCAATATAAGGCACAGCACAAAAGCTGCAGGAAGTAACAAAAATCTGAAATCTCTTGTATTAAAAGTAAAAGAAGGATTGGTGTAAAACAATACACTCAAGTAAAAAACAACAGGGGTAAAAAACTGAATACATTTTACAAAAAAGAGAGAATGAAATTCAATGATGGAGCCTGTAATAAGAAAAAGAATTTCATCCAGCCAAAAGGTAGACCACAGAAAAAGAAATATCCCAAACCAGAAATTGGCCTTACGGTTTACTTTTAAAGGGTTGGCGAGTTTCAGCAGAGAAAGAAAAACCAATGAACCATAGATAAGTATCACGATGAAACTGTTTAACTCTGATGTGTTCATTGGTTTGATATTTTGATTAAAAGCAGCGTTTTACCCTATTCGTTTCTTTATAAAAATTTCATATCCCAAATAAATTAACGGAAGTGACATGATTCCTAAGAAAAGGATGTTGCTCATGGCCAGCTGCGGATGCATTACGATAGAATAAACCAATCCGAAAAATGCGCCTCCAAGGTGGGCAGCATGCCCCAGATTATCCCATTGCTTAGGATTCAGCATCATGTAAACGGAATATCCGAAATACAAGGTTCCAAATAGCCATCCGGGTAAGAAGTTGACACTAATCTCACTGGGTGCCATTGCGATGGAAGCAAAAATAATTCCTGAAACAGCTCCTGAAGCTCCGATTGCTGAATACCAGGGTTGATTTTTATAAATCATCAGACTGAATAAATTCCCCAGAATCATAGATCCGAAATAAAGAATTACAAATCCTGTTTCGCCAAAGAAACTAACGACAACTCCCTGGAAAAAATACAGGGAAAGCATATTAAAAAATAAGTGCATAAAGTCTGCATGCAAAAACGCAGAACTGATAAGCCTTATATATTCTTTACGATTTGCGATGGCTCCTACATTGAATTTATATTTTTCAAAGAGTGCCATACTGTTGAATCCCATGTAACTGAAAATACATGTGACCGCAATGATGATTAAAACAACTGTATCCATCGTCTGTTTTTTATGTTATACTGAACAGATCACTTATGATCTATTCATTTTCATGATTCCCGTCTTCCTGAAACAGGTCTCCGATAATTCCTCCGTCTTCATCTCCATCTCCTGTAGGTTCAGGATCTTCATAAACCTCCGGTTCTTCTTCTACCGGTTCAGGAATGGTAATATTAATTGCTTTTACTTTGAATTTGGTAAACTGGTTTCCAATTGCTTTTATTCCTTTTACGGCAATAAATTCATCAATATTTATCGTTTCCGGATCGCGTTCTTTTCCTTTATCTTTCGCAAAAATGATTTCTGCTGTTACATCATTGGCAACAATTACATTTTCAATGAATGATTTCGGGTGTTCGGAAGGCATGAAAGTCTGTACATTCACTGTATTTTCCAGCAGGAATCTCTTAATGAAGTAAATGTCTTTTTCTCCATCATAATAAATACAGGTGATGGGCTGTGCAGGTCTCCACTTTTCAAGCACCAGGTATTCATCATCAAAACGGTTACCCAGGTCAAAAGATACCAACTTTACTTCCCCGTTTGTATTGATGGTAAGGATTTTATCATCTCCTTTAAAGCTTCCCAGCAATGTGCCTCTTACATCTGCATTCAGTCTTCTCACAGTATCATCAAACCAGATTTTTCTTGGAGCCAGCGTAGAAACCCCTTCTTCCTTCATATCTACTTTCTTTACCGCATATTTTGTCACCAGATTTCCTTTGGAATCTCTTCCTTTGATGGCAAGATCAGAGAAATTAATCTCCATTTTGTTCTTTCTGATTCTTGGATTGGGTTTCAGCAATACCGTTACCGTTTCTGCTTCCCCATTAGGATTGGCTGAGAAATAAAGGGTTTCTGATCCTTTTTTATCTGAAGCAAGCGGATAATCTGTATTTCTGGTCACTCCGGTTACGGAGAACCGCTTCATGTAATATGGCCCTTCCCTACCTTCACGGTAGATCATGTTATAGACTGTTCTCTTATCATTTTTCTTCCAGATGGCAACGTGCAGAATATCTTTACCTACAAATGTTTTGGCTTCTACTTTTACCACCTTCATACTTCCGTCTTTTCTGAAAATAATGATGTCATCAATATCAGAGCAATCGAAAAGGTATTGGTCTTTCTTCAAAGAGGTTCCTATGAATCCTTCTTCAAAGTTGGCATAGAATTTTTCGTTGGCTACCGCTACTTTTGTAGCATCAATGGTATCAAAGATTCTAAGTTCTGTTTTTCTCTGCTTGTCTTTGCCGTATTTTTTCTGAATATTCAGATAATACTCTATGGCATACGCAATCAGGTTGGCAAGATGATGTTTTACCTGTTCTATCTTTCCTTCCAGGGATGCGATATTTTCTTTAAATTTATCTAAATCGAATCTTGAAATTCTCTTGATCCGGATTTCGGTCAGTTTTAGAATATCCTCTTCTGTAACCGCTCTTAAAAGATGTTTGGTGTGGGGTTTTAATCCGGTATCAATAGTCTTTATGACGTCTTCCCAGGTTTTCACTTCTTCAATATCGTGATAGATTCTGTTTTCGATGAAAATTCTTTCCAGTGAAGAGAAATGCCAGCTTTCCTGAAGCTCATGAAGTTCAATCTCCAACTCTTTTTTCAGCAATGACACGGTATGATCCGTATTCATTTTCAGAATATCGGAAACATTCATAAACATGGGTTTGTCACCTACAATGACGCAGGCATTCGGAGAAATGGTTACCTGGCAGTCTGTGAATGCATACAGGGCATCTATCGTCTTATCCGGAGAAACATCATTATGAATATGGATCAGGATTTCTACTTTATCTGAAGTATTATCCTCAATTTTTTTGATTTTTATTTTCCCTTTCTCGTTAGCTTTTAAGATAGAGTCAATAAGATCGGTTGTGGTTTTCGAGTACGGAAGTTCGGATATAACCAGTGTATGCTTATCCGTCTGGGTAATTCTTGCTCTTGCTCTTACTTTTCCGCCTCTGTGCCCGTCATTATATTCGGAAACATCCAGATAACCGGCTGTTAAAAAATCCGGATACAGTTCAAATTTCTTTCCTTTCAGATAGGCTACAGAAGCATTGATAAGCTCATTGAAGTTATGGGGAAGGATTTTTGTAGAAAGCCCTACCCCAATACCCTCTACTCCCTGTGCCAAAAGCAAAGGAAATTTTACGGGTAAATCAACAGGTTCATTATTTCTTCCGTCATAAGACTTGGTCCATTCTGTTGTTTTAGGATTAAAGACAACTTCCAGCGCAAAAGGGGTCAGCCTGGCTTCAATATACCTTGCCGCGGCCGCGGAATCTCCTGTATAGATATTCCCCCAGTTTCCCTGGGTATCTATCAGCAGTTCTTTCTGCCCGATCTGCACCATGGCATCTGTAATGGAAGCGTCTCCGTGCGGGTGGTATTTCATGGTGTTTCCCACGATATTGGCCACTTTATTGTAACGCCCGTCTTCCAGCTCCCGCATAGAGTGCATGATTCTTCGCTGAACGGGTTTTAAACCATCATACACCGAGGGAATAGCTCGATCCAAAATTACATAGGAAGCATAATCCAGAAACCAGTCTTTGTATAAACCGGAAACCTTCTTTAAGCTTTCACCCTCATGCGAATGTTCTTCTGTCGTCATCTGTTTTAATCGTTTTTCTCTTTATTCGTTTTCACTACTTTATTCAGAGAGAGTTTTAAATCGTTTACTTCTTTTTTGGTCAGATAAGAAATCTGGTACTTCAGCATGGTAGAACCATTATTCTTGCTGGAAACGGTAATGTATAATCTTTTGAAAAAGAGAATACTGACCACGTCATATTTTATCAGTTTGTATTTTGGAAATTCGTCGTGAAGAGGTTTGTCTAAAAAAGGAATAATATTCCTGTTTTTAAAGTTCAGTGCTTCTCCATCGCTGTCATATTCAAAAATCTGTCTGCCGCTGATGTAAAATATAATCAGCAGTATAAGGGGAACAATAATCAATAAATAACTTTCTTTACCCAGTGCATTAAATCTATATTCATTTGCTATAAATATAATTATTCCGAACACTGTCATCATTAAAAGTAAAGTACTCAAAGAGTTATACATTGATACTTTATTACGGTTACTTAATCTCATTTTGATTTTTTGGGTGTAAGTTTTCCTAATTTTTTACTTCATCCAAAATGTGTGTGTGTTTTTTGTCGGAGTCTGCTCGTTTTCACGAAATCTGTATTTTAATTTTTCATTTAATAATTGTTTTATTTTCTCAGTTTATATGAAGTTTTTTAAGTTTAATTTTTTTAATTTTCTATTTCATTCAGAATTTCTTTTTTATCAATATCAGTATCATCCTCCACTACAAGGTTTTCCAGAATGAAAGTCTGTCTGTCCGGAGTATTTTTCCCCATGTAGAATTCCAGAAGCTGATCTATTGTCTGGTCTTTTCCTACCACTACAGGTTCTAAGCGGATATCCTTGCCGATAAAGTGCTTAAATTCATCCGGAGAAATTTCTCCCAGTCCTTTAAATCGTGTGATTTCAGGGTTTTTTCCCAGATCATTTAATGCTTTTACTCTTTCGGCTTCTGAGTAGCAGTATCTTGTTTCCTTTTTATTTCTCACCCTGAATAAAGGGGTCTGAAGGATATAAAGGTGTCCGTTTTTAATGAGGTCCGGGAAGAACTGCAGGAAGAAAGTAATCATGAGCAGACGGATGTGCATCCCGTCCACATCGGCATCGGTAGCAATAATTACCTGATTATATCGCAGATCTTCAAGGCTTTCTTCAATATTTAAAGCGGCCTGAAGAAGGTTAAATTCTTCATTTTCGTAGACTACTTTCTTGGTAAGACCATAACAGTTCAGCGGCTTACCTTTCAGTGAAAACACAGCCTGGGTTTCCACATCCCTTGATTTTGTGATGGATCCTGATGCAGAATCTCCCTCGGTAATGAAGATTTGAGTATCTCCTTTTCTTTCGGCTTTCTGATCGTTATAATGCTGTCTGCAGTCCCGAAGCTTTTTATTGTGAAGAGAAACTTTTTTAGCTCTTTCTCTTGCCAGTTTCTGAATACCTGATAGTTCTTTTCTTTCCCTTTCAGATATTAATATTTTTCTTTGGATGGCTTCTGCAATTTCCGGATTCTTGTGTAGGAAGTTATCCAGCTTGCTTTTCAGGAAATCAATAATGAATGTTCTTACCGTAGGTCCGTTCGGGCCCATATCATTAGACCCCAGTTTGGTTTTGGTCTGAGACTCGAAAACCGGTTCTTCTACATTGATGGAAATGGCGGCAATAATAGATTTTCTGATATCAGAGGCATCAAAACTTTTATTGAAAAATTCACGGATAGTCTTTACATACGCTTCACGGAATGCATTCAGGTGTGTTCCTCCCTGTGTGGTATTTTGTCCGTTAACGAATGAGAAATACGTTTCCGTCTGTGATTTGTCGGAATGGGTAATGGCAAGTTCAATAT of the Chryseobacterium aureum genome contains:
- a CDS encoding DNA topoisomerase IV subunit B, whose product is MSQEINPTYSEDNIRTLDWQEHIRLRPGMYIGKLGDGSSADDGIYILLKEILDNSIDEFRMRSGKRIEIKLDDGKVTIRDFGRGIPLGKVVDAVSKMNTGGKYDSKAFKKSVGLNGVGTKAVNALSDYFRVRSFRDGKMKVAEFSRGMIKENFEEKETSDRNGTEISFIPDGEIFLHFKYRKEYIERMLRNYAYLNPGLKILFNGETYYSENGLKDLLEEELESEILYPIVHLKDEDIELAITHSDKSQTETYFSFVNGQNTTQGGTHLNAFREAYVKTIREFFNKSFDASDIRKSIIAAISINVEEPVFESQTKTKLGSNDMGPNGPTVRTFIIDFLKSKLDNFLHKNPEIAEAIQRKILISERERKELSGIQKLARERAKKVSLHNKKLRDCRQHYNDQKAERKGDTQIFITEGDSASGSITKSRDVETQAVFSLKGKPLNCYGLTKKVVYENEEFNLLQAALNIEESLEDLRYNQVIIATDADVDGMHIRLLMITFFLQFFPDLIKNGHLYILQTPLFRVRNKKETRYCYSEAERVKALNDLGKNPEITRFKGLGEISPDEFKHFIGKDIRLEPVVVGKDQTIDQLLEFYMGKNTPDRQTFILENLVVEDDTDIDKKEILNEIEN
- a CDS encoding DNA gyrase/topoisomerase IV subunit A, with translation MTTEEHSHEGESLKKVSGLYKDWFLDYASYVILDRAIPSVYDGLKPVQRRIMHSMRELEDGRYNKVANIVGNTMKYHPHGDASITDAMVQIGQKELLIDTQGNWGNIYTGDSAAAARYIEARLTPFALEVVFNPKTTEWTKSYDGRNNEPVDLPVKFPLLLAQGVEGIGVGLSTKILPHNFNELINASVAYLKGKKFELYPDFLTAGYLDVSEYNDGHRGGKVRARARITQTDKHTLVISELPYSKTTTDLIDSILKANEKGKIKIKKIEDNTSDKVEILIHIHNDVSPDKTIDALYAFTDCQVTISPNACVIVGDKPMFMNVSDILKMNTDHTVSLLKKELEIELHELQESWHFSSLERIFIENRIYHDIEEVKTWEDVIKTIDTGLKPHTKHLLRAVTEEDILKLTEIRIKRISRFDLDKFKENIASLEGKIEQVKHHLANLIAYAIEYYLNIQKKYGKDKQRKTELRIFDTIDATKVAVANEKFYANFEEGFIGTSLKKDQYLFDCSDIDDIIIFRKDGSMKVVKVEAKTFVGKDILHVAIWKKNDKRTVYNMIYREGREGPYYMKRFSVTGVTRNTDYPLASDKKGSETLYFSANPNGEAETVTVLLKPNPRIRKNKMEINFSDLAIKGRDSKGNLVTKYAVKKVDMKEEGVSTLAPRKIWFDDTVRRLNADVRGTLLGSFKGDDKILTINTNGEVKLVSFDLGNRFDDEYLVLEKWRPAQPITCIYYDGEKDIYFIKRFLLENTVNVQTFMPSEHPKSFIENVIVANDVTAEIIFAKDKGKERDPETINIDEFIAVKGIKAIGNQFTKFKVKAINITIPEPVEEEPEVYEDPEPTGDGDEDGGIIGDLFQEDGNHENE
- a CDS encoding L-type lectin family protein, whose amino-acid sequence is MIKSTSIVRYKRFLLAFPLFIFAQNLKAQNEQGTGYPYFVNFTQGLQPQEAYKVATSGVQNDATFTTDGLRLTRSVNNISGGVILADKIFKSDQGIKFEFEFAIYGGNTNGGDGISIFLVDGSIPKDQLNLGYFGGGLGYSFVRGGESTEGLRGAYLGIGLDEFGNFKTSFNQTERRRNGIFGVSLADGRSNITLRGKRGNQSLSSAEPAGYNGYPLLYSIATNAAPSSSNRSAYLNPATGKYTGAQNTALQQFSIESGGTTIPLNESDARFRKAYVTLVPNPAGGYNITLEIQHGAVKEKVIDNYYYPTSLKYTETTISNTTVRTLDTSAPATFRIGFAASTGAAKNIHLLKNLGVSRPYAAEVTDDLFAGCPGIKSTYYPLLNDAAYSSASGQNPPTLSYDNLDFNSFRFLDSNGAVIPNITGGVYTNSQGTWTYFPTTGALSFRPAAGFTGVAQVQYDIKGGGSNGTEAPYNKEEYRSLPALVQVNISSTNNCSKACVISNKNVTQHISR
- a CDS encoding NAD-dependent epimerase/dehydratase family protein, whose protein sequence is MKKICVTGATGLLGTHVILKLLEDDYSVIALLRKKSSWVGEENKNLKLVEADLSSDISVYLNTVDCVIHIAAETRQHLISYDEYRKVNYDTVVNLFTQAALMRVKKFVFVSTANTLGFGKTGFLGTEKAPQRYPFTHSFYAQSKREAEAYLLENCNNTEVIIVNPTFMIGAFDSKPSSGKIIFWAWKKKLVFYPKGGKNFVHVADAASGIVSALENGRSGEKYLLANENLSYKEFFTKINRITHQNPMMIAIPNIVLSFVGLIGDGLRKLKIKTALSSSHMKALQIKNYYSNRKSAEELGIQYQPIDKAIAEAVQYFTQNPVSNKKTSS
- a CDS encoding SDR family NAD(P)-dependent oxidoreductase; this encodes MDTKESYAVVTGASQGLGKSFAENLAKKNINVILISLPDQHLKEFSHYLKELYKVKVHYYETDLSVHENVMKLTEWLNQSFEIHILINNAGIGGTKKFTEASSDYINTILQVNVTATSLITHQLLPNLLKQPRAYILNVSSMAAFSPIGFKTVYPASKSFIHSFSRGLHEELKGTSVCVSVVNPGAMKTNKDVCERIEKQGFIGRLTLLNPDKVASYCIRQLFKKDSVIMVNPISWMTMKILPIWIKLPLMTKAIKKEIEV
- a CDS encoding rhomboid family intramembrane serine protease, with translation MDTVVLIIIAVTCIFSYMGFNSMALFEKYKFNVGAIANRKEYIRLISSAFLHADFMHLFFNMLSLYFFQGVVVSFFGETGFVILYFGSMILGNLFSLMIYKNQPWYSAIGASGAVSGIIFASIAMAPSEISVNFLPGWLFGTLYFGYSVYMMLNPKQWDNLGHAAHLGGAFFGLVYSIVMHPQLAMSNILFLGIMSLPLIYLGYEIFIKKRIG
- a CDS encoding helix-turn-helix domain-containing protein, whose amino-acid sequence is MNTSELNSFIVILIYGSLVFLSLLKLANPLKVNRKANFWFGIFLFLWSTFWLDEILFLITGSIIEFHSLFFVKCIQFFTPVVFYLSVLFYTNPSFTFNTRDFRFLLLPAAFVLCLILVKSGYETPFEYLSVILILIQALFYTGLSYITIRKHQRRIQQFSSNTEGINLNWLEYIILILLMVNVIYVIYNLFYDPKALNFFINTIFLSVIYWVGYYSLKQKEIYPLEEKHRQELISIDEDSHPEEIKRKLISDEELVKIKAGLERIMAVQKPYLDSELNLIRLAEMLSVSTHHLSYVINTGFGKNFFQYVNEYRVGYAKKLLKEPNSKLSILGIAYESGFNSKTSFNTTFKKVTGQTPSEFKK